TCCAAATGTGTTGCTTGCCAATGGGACTTTTGCAAATTTCATGCAAGAAGATGACGGTAAGACGCCGGCCCAGAGGTTCACATCAGAAGATGGTGTAGCTAATTTAAGAGGACGGGTCCTAGGCCGGGGGAGTATGATCAATGTTGCTTTATACTCAAGAGCCGACGGTGAATTCTACGAGAAATCAGGAATTAAATTGGACATGAACTTAGTCAATAATTCATATGAATGGGTTGAAAACACTGTAGCATTCCGTCCGAATTTATCACACTGGCAATCTGTTGTGAAAGATGCGATGGTAGAAGCTGGCGTTCGTCCAGACAATGGACTGACTGTGGATCACATTCTGGGAAGTAAAGTCACGGCTACGCTCTTTGACGATCGTGGAAAAAGACATGGAGCTGTGGAACACCTAAATAAAGGACATCCAAAAAACCTGAGAGTTGCAATTCTTGCCACAGTAGAGAGGATCATTTTCTCTTCCAAAGCATCAGGTATCCAAACACATTTGATATATACAATTAAAGGtcatttaaatttgaagaaagttgaggttcaaccataaaactaattgactaTACGGGGAGTAGCTCATTCCATCAATATATATAGGATTCATTATCAACAAAATTTCCATAGAACAGAAATTGAATCTATCATGGCATTAAAAAGAAAGAATCTTTGATATATTTGAAGGATTTGAATCGATTCTGTTTActtgtaaattaaatatatgttCAATTCTAATAAgggtgtgatatctacacacctttttttacttctctcacacattttttgttttcggccgtcggatcggatgaattaaaaaagatcaacgaacataaattaacaagaggtgtgtgagaagtaaaaaggggtgtgtggataacacatcccTTCTAATATAGATTTTATGTAGGTTTGTCAGCTAAAGGAATCATATACAGTGATTCTAACGGGAGGTCTCATCGGGCATTGATACGTGGTAAGGGTGAGGTTATCTTGAGTGCAGGTGCACTTGGAAGTCCTCAACTTCTACTACTTAGTGGTGTTGGCCCAAAATCTTACCTTTCATCTCTTAAAATCCCAGTTGTTCACCCACAACCTTACATCGGGCAGTTTATGCGTGATAATCCTCGTAATTACGTTACCATTTTGCCCCCGTTTCAAATAGAACTTTCTACTACACAGGTTGTTGGTATCTCAAGTGATTATTACATAGAGACTAACTCCGGCTTGCCATATTCTACTCAGATCTTTAGTCTTTTCCCTAGTCCAACCATTCCCAATACCATAAATTCAAGTTTCGGGCAAATTTCTGTCAAATCTCCAGGACCCTTTTCCTATGGTTCTCTTAAACTGCAATCATCCTATGATGTCAAAGTTGCTCCAAATGTCAAATTCAACTACTTTGCACAGGAGGCAGACCTTTCTCGTTGTGTTAGTGCCGTGAGGAAAATGGGTGATTTATTAAAAACAAACTCATTGAAACCGTATAAGGCTCGAGATTTGCCAGGTCTAGACGGTTTCAACCTTTTTGGACCGCCTTTACCAATGAACCAGTCAGATGATGCATCCCTTAAAACCTTTTGTCGAGATACAGTAGCCACATTTTGGCACTACCATGGAGGATGCGTGGTCGGAAAGGTAGTTGATGAAGATTTGCGGGTCATGGGGATCAAGGCATTACGTGTTGTTGATGGATCTGTATTCAATTTATCACCAGGGACCAATCCTCAAGCCACGCTTATGATGTTGGGCAGGTATGCATGTTACACATGTACATTTAAGTACACAACCACAAGAAATTACCTGTACATAATACAACTACTTAGTAAATATTTAACTAAGTCCTTAAattgctttttttatttatttgtgtaaGAATATACAGTTGTTCTTTTCCCACACCAAATTTTGTTCTTTGGGCAGGTATGTTGGCGTTCAAATGCTGGAAGAAAGATCAGAGTGACACGTTTCTTCGAGATTATATTCAATTTGTCATGcaatggattgaagattattcAACAACCTTTAGTGTTATGGTGTTTTTACTTAAGATAAACTTAGTTAATAAAAGTGACCACCCAACAAAAAACCTGAATCAAGGTTTAGGGTTTTCCAAGCATTGGTAttgtttaacaaaaaaccagTTCACAATCACTTTACATTCAAATATTTTCACAACTCATAACATAATACCAATCCAATTTAAGATTTATCCAGAACTTGAGTCAAATGCTCATATTCTAGTAAATTCCTTCACGTTCAAATAATCCAATGCATTTCATAAGGATTGACAATATAGACAGTGcacataaataaaatttataaaataatgcaATATCAATGAAATTCATAATCCACATTAACGGAATTTCATAATCACCATGGTAATTGCATCACAATCACAATGTAAATCATATATGcatcacacacatatatatcacatgCATGCCACTTTATTCACAAAAATTGTGAAATCATGCAACCATAATGCATATCATCATTCACACCAACAAGAACTCGAGAACACTGCATATTACAGAGTAGGATcatttgctctgataccattaaAATTGTCACGCCCCTAACCcaacatacgtccaggatcgacgCGTGACGTCATCCAGCATCCGTATATCTAACATATCCCGCCTCCGATATATGTACAAGGCATAACTCAATATCCAACTACGTAATAATTTTTCGTAagttttatggctgcatctaacctcctcgtcagactacctacgtaccctaaacaaggatcaaaccattcgtagttcatcaCTCACAAAATCAAATGTTTATCACATTTAGTTCAAGCAGAAAAGTATAGCATACCTCCATCATTTATTATAACCTGACAACATGAAATTCCTGGACTCAGGCTACATAACAAACCcccatgaaaatcatgatttctCTTTCATCcaacatataaatcattatgtctcATCACATCGCCATTCACAATATACGTCATATTTAAGAACTGACGAAGCATAAAACCATTCTCTAGccacattaaataattaatctgatcaaaataataacaatcatTCCCATATAACTAAGTTGTCAAGCAGGAAATTAGAGTTTTAGAACGTTAGATTGAGCTCGACTAATATAAGTCACTAGATTTTAAAGTACTTAACGAAACCATTTAACAAATAGGAATTTGTGGCGATCATCCTATAAAGTTCATCATTTTTTCTCTAACAAAATGTGAGAGATTACGTGCCTTACCGTGCACTCTCCGACAAATACACTTAGGAGTGTATAATAATTTTTTCAAAGTGTCAATGACGTCACCTTAAGACAACCCTAAATAATTTAGAGAACATCCACCTTACCCAAACTAATCACATAGTCCACTCCATACTCTCCACATAAAGTTTCAGCATGTATTTACCAAAACTGTACATGTTTCAATAGGTATCTTTCAAAACTATTTGTAGTTTCAGCAGATACCTACTGAAGCTATGCGTATTTTCAGTAGGCTCCAGCCTTAGAGTACGTGAGTCTGTGACAAATGAAAGGATTCAATATTTTGGCACGTATCCACTGAAATAACTTAACCATTCGGTCAAGACCTACCAAATCGTTAAAGTTTCGATAGAAACCTACAAAAAACTAAATCAAGGTTTAGGGTTTTCCAAGCATTGTTATTGTTTAAGGAAAGTGACCACCCAACACTCCATGTGTATCATCTTCCCTACCTTTTTCCCTTCACCATTCACCCACTAACCCTCTATCCTTGTTGTTCTGACAGCAATTCCTTTTTTCATAACAAAGGAACTAACCCTCTATCTTCTCCAATATTCAATCCAAACAACATGCCTAATACTCAAGAACGCGTTCAATCTTTAAGCACATTTACAAAACAGATTTAGAATATTTTAAAATCCTCTGAGCAACAgaacataaacataaaaatcCAACAGAAAGACAAAGCAGCATACCAGTTCATGTGGATCTTCCTAACTCGTCCAAAAAACCGTGCACATAGTTCACCTGCAAGCATCAGCCCACAACCAAAAATTAGACAGAGCCAAGGAATACATAAGGAACCAAGAgatgggtaaaaaaaaaatcaaccaacagAGGAATGAGAAGCAAACACTAGAAAATTTTGGTTCTaacaaagcaaaaggaaaacaaaacaataaacaatTAGTTTGAAACAGTACATACCCTATTCAATCAGAAGGAAAAACCGAAAAGCCATACCCTGCCATACACCCTTCTGTGACTCTCTCCTCACTGACCCTGTGCACTAACCCATTAATTAATCCAAAAAAATGAACACATCCATGCTTTCTCCTATCTCTGTCTACCTCTATCTCCCCATCCatctctctctagaaaatcACAACTCCCCCAAAACCGGACCTAACATACTAAACAATCAGAAAATCCAAGGCAACATTAAAGAAtacaattttaaaaagaaacTTATCTTTGGATTTCAGGCATGCAGCGCAAGATCCGGCACACCCCACCCTTAGTAGGGTTTGTCGATGTCCCTTACCCCGTCTCCCTGAAATCCCGACGACCCATATGGTCTTCTCAGACCATACCCACCATCCCATCTGCATCAACAGTGCCGAGACCCCTACCCCTCCCCCTCGCTCTCCTTCCAtcgccatctctctctctgtctctgtgcctctctctctctctctctctctctctctctctttctctctcgcaGGCCCTACCCCGAAACCCTAATAGAACATGACCAAATGATAGCTGCCCGCTGACACCCCAATCTCGCCCAAATCTGAGAGGACAAAATTGCCCTTCATAAAAAACCATGGCTACCATTGGATTGTAATCTGTGATGGGCAAAAAcgtaattaaataatttaggCCTTACTGAGGGCCGGGCTTCCCAGCTAAAACCAACACATTTGGGGCTGGCTGAGGGCCGGGCTACTGACCCAAAACCAACAGAAATACCAATGGTATGGTTGTAATTAATTTGAAATTAACCACTATTCATTTCTACAGTGCCAATTCTAAACCTTTCTTTAGACTAtagttaaattattttgaattaaagaACACCATGTCTCTGCATATAATTGAGATTTATACTAGGATCTTGCTGATTCGAATCAAGGATATCAAAATCAATAAGCTAAATTGACAATTATTTCAAGTTCCCGCTGCTGTTTTACATTGAgtttattgaattttttattcttGATATATATGGTGTGATATAACACAAAATTGCACTTTTGAATGTGATTCCTGAATGCAATCCTCTGTGAGTTGTTTGTTCTATGTATGGTTATCTTTGTTAAAATATGAGATCATGTGTATGACAAAATTGACTCATGGTGAGGATTACATGGTGAAATAGATAGAAATCAAGAATCCCAAAAGATTCAAAGTGATGATTTCATTGCTATCTTCTGCAGTTTCactaaaaacaatgaatttgGTTGATGTGCCTATACTCACTGGTGGAAGCAATTACAGAAAGTGGAGAAGGGAAATAAAATTGCTTTTGACATTGAATGAGTATGACATAGCACTGGATACCCCATAGCCTGCACCTCTTACTGATAAGAGTTCAAAGGCTGAGAAGTTAGAGTTTGAAAGATGGACAAGAGCTAACAAAGTGGCATTGTCAATTTTGGAAAGTGGGATGATTGACATTGTGCGTGGAGGCATCAAAAGGTGTgatcctttgagaacaaattcaagGAATCACAAAAGGCTGAAAATTGCTTAGTATATGACTCTTCTTACAACCTACAAGTTTGAAGGGGGTGGTTCAATAAGAGATCATATTATGAAGATGAACGATGAGGCTGAAAAACTTAATTCATTAGACATGAATATTTGTGAAAAAACAGC
This window of the Malus domestica chromosome 03, GDT2T_hap1 genome carries:
- the LOC114823910 gene encoding (R)-mandelonitrile lyase 3-like isoform X2 encodes the protein MEKSTTAAILLLLYIFGLCPQPGVPSFANPSDDLDFSYLKFVRNATDLPLQEEYDYIVVGGGTAGCPLATTLSANYSVLLLERGNIPSAYPNVLLANGTFANFMQEDDGKTPAQRFTSEDGVANLRGRVLGRGSMINVALYSRADGEFYEKSGIKLDMNLVNNSYEWVENTVAFRPNLSHWQSVVKDAMVEAGVRPDNGLTVDHILGSKVTATLFDDRGKRHGAVEHLNKGHPKNLRVAILATVERIIFSSKASAKGIIYSDSNGRSHRALIRGKGEVILSAGALGSPQLLLLSGVGPKSYLSSLKIPVVHPQPYIGQFMRDNPRNYVTILPPFQIELSTTQVVGISSDYYIETNSGLPYSTQIFSLFPSPTIPNTINSSFGQISVKSPGPFSYGSLKLQSSYDVKVAPNVKFNYFAQEADLSRCVSAVRKMGDLLKTNSLKPYKARDLPGLDGFNLFGPPLPMNQSDDASLKTFCRDTVATFWHYHGGCVVGKVVDEDLRVMGIKALRVVDGSVFNLSPGTNPQATLMMLGRYVGVQMLEERSE
- the LOC114823910 gene encoding (R)-mandelonitrile lyase 3-like isoform X1, giving the protein MEKSTTAAILLLLYIFGLCPQPGVPSFANPSDDLDFSYLKFVRNATDLPLQEEYDYIVVGGGTAGCPLATTLSANYSVLLLERGNIPSAYPNVLLANGTFANFMQEDDGKTPAQRFTSEDGVANLRGRVLGRGSMINVALYSRADGEFYEKSGIKLDMNLVNNSYEWVENTVAFRPNLSHWQSVVKDAMVEAGVRPDNGLTVDHILGSKVTATLFDDRGKRHGAVEHLNKGHPKNLRVAILATVERIIFSSKASGLSAKGIIYSDSNGRSHRALIRGKGEVILSAGALGSPQLLLLSGVGPKSYLSSLKIPVVHPQPYIGQFMRDNPRNYVTILPPFQIELSTTQVVGISSDYYIETNSGLPYSTQIFSLFPSPTIPNTINSSFGQISVKSPGPFSYGSLKLQSSYDVKVAPNVKFNYFAQEADLSRCVSAVRKMGDLLKTNSLKPYKARDLPGLDGFNLFGPPLPMNQSDDASLKTFCRDTVATFWHYHGGCVVGKVVDEDLRVMGIKALRVVDGSVFNLSPGTNPQATLMMLGRYVGVQMLEERSE